A portion of the Tenacibaculum todarodis genome contains these proteins:
- the wecB gene encoding non-hydrolyzing UDP-N-acetylglucosamine 2-epimerase → MKKILVVFGTRPEAIKMAPLVKELKKESSFIVKVCVTAQHREMLDQVLSFFKIKPDFDLNLMQPNQNLNQLSGRIFTEIDIVLENFKPDIVLVHGDTTTSSIVAMASFYREIKVGHVEAGLRTYNRQAPFPEEINRQITGRIADFHFAPTEASAKNLLAEKVSEKAIFVTGNTVIDALLWGIKNVNENNVDIEKLQQVINSTKKLIVVTGHRRESFGEKFKSFCEALKELSQREDVQIIYPVHLNPNVQKTVHQILKNNTNVHLIDPLNYEAFIWLLNKSYLIITDSGGIQEEAPSLKKPVLVTRNVTERQEAVESGVVKLVGTSKEVIVSQAVKLLENKEVYSKMISKENPYGNGTASSKIVEILKSF, encoded by the coding sequence ATAAAAAAAATATTAGTTGTTTTTGGTACACGCCCTGAAGCTATAAAAATGGCGCCTTTAGTAAAAGAACTTAAAAAAGAAAGTTCTTTTATTGTAAAAGTATGTGTAACAGCACAACATAGAGAAATGCTAGATCAAGTATTAAGTTTTTTTAAAATTAAACCAGATTTCGATTTAAACTTAATGCAACCCAATCAAAACCTAAACCAATTAAGTGGTAGGATTTTTACTGAAATAGATATTGTTTTAGAAAATTTTAAACCAGATATTGTTTTAGTGCATGGAGATACAACAACTAGTTCTATTGTTGCTATGGCTTCTTTTTATAGAGAAATTAAAGTTGGTCATGTAGAAGCCGGATTAAGAACGTATAATAGACAAGCTCCTTTTCCAGAGGAAATAAATAGACAAATAACAGGGAGAATAGCCGATTTTCATTTTGCTCCAACAGAAGCATCGGCTAAAAACTTATTAGCAGAAAAGGTTTCCGAGAAAGCTATTTTTGTAACAGGTAATACTGTAATTGATGCTCTTTTATGGGGAATAAAAAATGTAAATGAGAACAACGTTGACATTGAAAAATTACAGCAAGTAATTAATTCAACAAAAAAGTTAATTGTTGTTACTGGACACAGAAGAGAAAGTTTTGGCGAGAAATTTAAATCATTTTGTGAAGCTTTAAAAGAGTTATCACAAAGAGAAGATGTTCAAATTATTTATCCCGTTCATTTAAATCCTAATGTACAAAAGACAGTTCATCAAATTTTAAAAAACAATACAAATGTACATTTAATTGACCCGCTTAATTATGAAGCGTTTATTTGGTTACTCAATAAATCGTATCTAATTATTACAGATAGTGGCGGAATACAGGAAGAAGCACCATCATTAAAAAAACCTGTTTTGGTTACTAGAAATGTTACAGAAAGGCAAGAAGCGGTAGAAAGTGGTGTCGTAAAGTTAGTTGGTACTTCTAAAGAAGTAATAGTTAGCCAAGCTGTAAAATTATTAGAGAATAAGGAGGTTTATTCTAAGATGATATCAAAAGAAAATCCTTATGGAAACGGAACAGCTTCATCTAAAATAGTTGAAATTTTAAAATCATTTTAA
- a CDS encoding acyltransferase produces MKKIFFAIVKRLPSNSLRVFFYRFFLGYKIGSNVKIGKCVINAKKVEIGNNVLIRGNNNISCNILKIDNGVSIHSGNKIIGSANFTIGKKSRIINDHFIDLYNNVTIGENTWLAGKNSQIWTHGSIHTKLDKDLTVFIGNNVYVASNVSIAPGVKIGNVNLIGLGSVVTKNYLETNSIIAGNPAKVVKNNIDWRKEW; encoded by the coding sequence ATGAAAAAAATATTTTTTGCTATTGTAAAAAGACTTCCATCAAATAGTTTGAGGGTCTTTTTTTACAGATTCTTTTTAGGATATAAAATAGGAAGTAATGTTAAAATTGGTAAATGTGTTATTAATGCAAAAAAAGTTGAAATTGGTAATAATGTATTAATTAGAGGCAATAATAATATATCTTGTAACATTTTAAAAATTGATAACGGAGTTAGTATTCATAGCGGGAATAAAATAATAGGTTCGGCTAATTTTACAATAGGTAAAAAAAGTAGAATAATTAATGACCATTTTATAGACTTATACAATAATGTAACTATAGGAGAAAACACATGGTTAGCAGGGAAAAATAGTCAGATTTGGACACATGGTTCTATTCATACTAAATTAGATAAGGATCTTACTGTTTTTATAGGAAATAATGTTTATGTAGCGTCAAACGTATCTATAGCACCAGGAGTTAAAATTGGAAATGTAAATTTAATAGGCCTAGGTAGCGTAGTGACTAAAAATTATTTAGAAACAAATAGTATTATAGCTGGTAATCCTGCTAAAGTTGTTAAAAATAATATAGATTGGAGGAAAGAATGGTAG
- a CDS encoding glycosyltransferase family 2 protein, giving the protein MKSNPLVSILIPIYNRVYLIEETLDSVISQSYTNWECILVDDGSTDGTIDLLEKYQKKDDRIKIYKRPSNLIKGANSCRNYGFSVAKGDYINWFDSDDIMYHKFLELKVNCFLKNKNINCVISKTEFFKDLITNIIGQEKRTVNSSNLLEDFVQLKCSWYVCDPMWSKAYLNNKTLMSEKLLKGQDRDFHIRMLMKSDIRICFLDDFLVGYRQHSDTISNNFSKDVALSIHNVLKQRIIKLKEYGVSVNTLMFVYIELYKNYRSLRTNELDILKFVFNNPLKHKLYFIWLIKFITASISYKFIGKGDSLLK; this is encoded by the coding sequence ATGAAAAGTAACCCTTTAGTTTCTATACTAATTCCTATTTATAATAGAGTTTATTTAATCGAAGAAACTTTAGATTCTGTTATATCACAAAGTTATACAAATTGGGAATGTATTTTGGTTGATGATGGAAGTACAGATGGAACTATTGATTTATTAGAAAAATATCAAAAAAAAGATGATAGAATTAAAATATATAAACGCCCTAGTAATTTAATTAAGGGTGCAAATAGCTGTAGAAATTACGGTTTTTCTGTTGCAAAAGGCGATTATATTAATTGGTTTGATAGTGATGATATTATGTATCATAAATTTTTAGAATTGAAAGTAAACTGTTTTTTAAAAAATAAAAATATAAACTGTGTAATATCTAAGACTGAATTTTTTAAAGATCTTATAACTAATATAATTGGACAAGAAAAGAGAACCGTTAACAGTTCTAATTTATTAGAAGATTTTGTACAATTAAAATGTAGTTGGTATGTATGTGACCCTATGTGGAGTAAAGCATACCTTAATAATAAAACGTTAATGTCAGAAAAATTATTAAAAGGACAAGATAGAGATTTTCATATAAGAATGTTAATGAAAAGTGATATAAGAATATGTTTTTTAGATGATTTTTTAGTTGGTTATAGACAACATTCTGATACAATTTCTAATAATTTTTCTAAAGATGTAGCATTAAGTATTCATAATGTTTTAAAGCAAAGAATTATTAAATTAAAAGAATATGGAGTATCTGTTAATACATTGATGTTTGTATATATAGAACTATATAAAAATTATAGATCCTTAAGAACCAATGAACTTGATATCTTAAAATTTGTATTTAATAACCCTTTAAAACATAAGTTATATTTTATTTGGTTAATAAAATTTATCACTGCAAGTATTAGTTATAAATTTATAGGAAAAGGAGATTCTTTATTAAAATAA
- a CDS encoding glycosyltransferase, whose product MKIAIICNYVLKPNRIGGMDRFYKLFNKKCLEVNHQVDWYFSHYEEFDFYQGLSIISSEGTSVEQKFIDSSKEKNIKYDVIITHFTQLCTKYYKQFKELHPNSYTIAVDHNARPLKGYSLKKSIKKRIDGLLYSKYINQFVGVSKYTFYHILKDYGKNLKQKTQVIYNGIDTTVFKKKDKDLAHNFIVVAHLTYNKGIQDLLKALSLIDKNLLKNTQIDIYGEGPFEYQLKTLTNDFQLEKIVNFKGSSSELNILFANYNYMIQPTYMECFSLSILESLSANVPVITTTVGGNLEVLKDQVNGYIFKPKDYTKLASILTAILSGKEKITIDVSKLIEDEFYIEKMVEEHLKIIPCI is encoded by the coding sequence GTGAAAATAGCAATTATTTGTAATTACGTACTTAAGCCCAATAGAATTGGAGGGATGGATCGTTTCTATAAGTTATTTAATAAAAAATGTTTAGAGGTTAATCATCAAGTTGATTGGTATTTCTCTCATTATGAAGAGTTTGATTTTTATCAAGGATTGTCTATTATTTCTTCTGAAGGAACGTCTGTTGAACAAAAGTTTATAGATTCTTCAAAAGAAAAAAATATAAAGTATGATGTGATAATTACACATTTTACGCAACTTTGTACTAAGTATTATAAACAATTTAAAGAATTACACCCTAATTCTTATACAATTGCTGTAGACCACAATGCAAGACCTTTAAAAGGGTATTCGTTAAAGAAAAGTATAAAAAAACGTATTGACGGTCTTTTGTATTCAAAGTATATTAATCAATTTGTTGGAGTCTCTAAATACACTTTTTATCATATTTTAAAAGATTACGGAAAAAACCTCAAACAAAAAACTCAGGTTATTTATAACGGAATAGATACTACAGTTTTTAAGAAAAAGGATAAAGACTTAGCACATAATTTTATAGTTGTTGCACATTTAACTTACAATAAAGGAATTCAAGATTTATTAAAAGCATTAAGTTTAATAGATAAAAACCTATTAAAAAACACACAGATTGATATTTATGGAGAAGGACCATTTGAGTATCAATTAAAGACATTGACTAATGACTTTCAGTTAGAAAAGATTGTAAATTTTAAAGGAAGTTCTTCTGAGTTAAATATTTTATTTGCTAATTATAATTATATGATTCAGCCAACATATATGGAATGTTTTAGTTTGTCTATTTTAGAAAGTTTATCTGCAAACGTGCCTGTTATTACAACTACTGTTGGTGGCAATTTAGAAGTTTTAAAAGACCAAGTAAATGGTTACATTTTTAAACCTAAAGATTATACAAAACTTGCAAGTATTTTAACAGCTATTTTATCTGGAAAAGAAAAAATTACGATTGATGTAAGTAAGCTTATTGAAGATGAGTTTTATATAGAAAAAATGGTAGAAGAACACCTAAAAATTATTCCATGCATATAG
- a CDS encoding glycosyltransferase family 4 protein, whose product MHIGFITPEYQYKNNQKAIGGIATFIKSLSEQLVLNKHTVSIFLYSQNETKTFKENGITVYLIAQKKSPFLTWLTNRKHTQNYINKIVADNNIDVLEASDWTGFTAFMKFNIPLVLRLHGSDTYFCNLDNRKVKFKNFYFENKALKGADKIVGVSQFVAEKTKELFNIKKEIKVIHNAMDTELFQPNHQNIQKKTLLYFGTIIRKKGVLEIANVFNKLVAQDSEIQLTFLGRDTVDILKKESTLKLFKTELSEKAKKNFRYISSVPYYEVKKYINQSEIIVLPSFAEAFPMTWLEAMALEKKLITSNIGWAKELMINGETGFMVDPKNHNEFVDKILSLLNDTNSKLMAENARKRIISTFNLLDKTKENIEFYKELL is encoded by the coding sequence ATGCATATAGGTTTTATAACACCAGAATATCAATATAAAAATAACCAAAAAGCTATTGGTGGTATTGCTACGTTTATCAAAAGTTTATCAGAACAATTGGTTTTAAATAAGCATACGGTTTCTATTTTCTTATACAGTCAAAATGAAACAAAAACTTTTAAAGAAAATGGAATTACTGTTTATCTAATAGCACAAAAGAAGTCTCCTTTTTTAACCTGGTTAACTAATAGAAAACATACTCAAAATTATATTAATAAAATTGTAGCTGATAATAATATTGATGTTTTGGAAGCGTCTGATTGGACTGGTTTTACAGCTTTTATGAAGTTTAATATTCCTTTAGTTTTAAGGCTTCATGGATCTGACACTTATTTCTGTAATTTAGATAACAGAAAAGTAAAGTTTAAAAATTTTTATTTTGAAAATAAGGCTTTAAAAGGAGCTGATAAGATTGTTGGTGTAAGTCAGTTTGTTGCAGAAAAAACAAAAGAATTATTCAACATAAAAAAGGAAATAAAAGTTATTCATAATGCTATGGACACTGAATTATTTCAACCAAATCATCAAAATATTCAAAAGAAGACATTGTTATATTTTGGAACAATTATTCGTAAAAAAGGTGTTTTAGAAATTGCCAATGTTTTTAATAAATTGGTTGCTCAAGACTCAGAAATACAATTAACTTTTTTAGGAAGAGATACTGTTGATATTTTAAAAAAAGAGTCTACTCTAAAACTTTTTAAAACGGAGTTATCAGAAAAAGCAAAAAAGAATTTTAGGTATATAAGTTCTGTTCCTTATTATGAAGTGAAAAAATACATTAACCAGTCAGAAATTATAGTTTTACCAAGTTTTGCTGAAGCTTTTCCAATGACTTGGTTAGAAGCAATGGCTTTAGAAAAAAAACTAATAACTTCTAATATTGGTTGGGCTAAAGAATTGATGATTAACGGTGAAACTGGCTTTATGGTTGACCCAAAAAATCATAATGAATTTGTAGATAAAATATTGAGTTTATTGAATGATACTAATTCTAAATTAATGGCAGAAAACGCTAGAAAAAGGATAATCAGTACTTTTAATTTGCTAGACAAAACAAAAGAAAACATTGAATTTTACAAAGAATTATTGTAA
- a CDS encoding glycosyltransferase — protein sequence MIKAIQLIDSLDIGGAEVLAVNIANLLAKEDIESHLCVTRKEGLLKDKVSKNVNYIFLNRKSTFDFKAILKLKNYIKKNQISIIHAHATSSFIAFCVKILYPKVKIVWHDHYGNSEFLENRKIVPLSVFSRFFQVIISVNVNLKEWAVENLFAKKNLMLNNFAFFNTEEKLTNLKGEEGKRIVHVAGFRAQKDHITLLKAFKIVQEKNPVWTLHLVGKIYNDSYSKSIQNFIIDNKLVDSIFMYNAKSDIKNILAQATIGVLSSKSEGLPVALLEYGLAKLPVLVTNVGESNKVVINSESIVTPENYLLFSEKLNKLITDNLLREKVSYGLHVKVKEEFSKESFVTQLINIYKNLC from the coding sequence TTGATAAAAGCAATTCAACTCATAGATTCTCTAGATATTGGCGGAGCAGAAGTTTTGGCGGTTAATATTGCTAATTTATTAGCAAAAGAAGACATAGAGTCACATTTATGTGTAACTAGAAAAGAAGGCTTATTAAAAGATAAAGTTTCTAAGAACGTAAATTACATTTTTTTAAACAGGAAATCTACTTTTGATTTTAAGGCTATTTTAAAATTGAAAAACTATATTAAGAAAAATCAAATTTCAATTATTCATGCACACGCTACATCTTCATTTATAGCTTTTTGTGTAAAAATCTTATACCCTAAAGTTAAGATTGTTTGGCACGATCATTATGGAAATAGTGAGTTTTTAGAAAATAGAAAAATAGTTCCATTAAGTGTATTTTCAAGATTTTTTCAAGTTATAATATCAGTAAATGTAAACTTAAAAGAATGGGCAGTAGAAAACCTATTTGCTAAAAAAAACCTTATGTTAAATAACTTTGCTTTTTTTAACACTGAAGAAAAGCTAACTAATTTAAAAGGAGAAGAAGGTAAAAGGATAGTTCATGTTGCTGGTTTTAGAGCTCAAAAAGACCATATAACTTTATTAAAAGCATTTAAAATTGTACAAGAGAAAAATCCGGTATGGACATTGCATCTTGTCGGTAAAATTTACAACGATTCATATTCTAAATCGATACAAAATTTCATAATAGATAATAAATTAGTCGATTCTATTTTTATGTACAATGCTAAATCAGATATAAAAAACATTTTAGCTCAAGCTACAATTGGAGTGTTATCATCTAAATCGGAAGGTTTACCAGTTGCTTTATTGGAATACGGTTTAGCTAAATTACCTGTTTTAGTTACTAACGTTGGAGAATCTAATAAGGTTGTTATTAATTCAGAATCTATAGTAACACCTGAAAACTATCTCCTTTTCTCAGAAAAATTAAATAAATTAATTACAGATAATTTATTAAGAGAAAAAGTATCTTATGGGCTACATGTAAAAGTTAAAGAGGAATTTTCTAAAGAAAGTTTTGTAACCCAACTAATCAATATTTATAAAAACTTGTGTTAA
- a CDS encoding glycosyltransferase family 2 protein has product MIIIYHHKNKVKEILDLESNTTISVVTESIVETMFLLSNLHTNKFIIWCNLELKSNLNKAVLNTVFHHNLIMASYAVPDVVFNSKIGYVEQSVFINVKKNVRFSTWFMSTNVGGINSSVLNKYKGLRNYKSFKLFLNVVAKQGIQKGLICASEPNLLIDKNQESSDNLSEKVTLKELFSFVKSCYKTRWLFLLFFNLIVYEKMFPIVSFISSFFIKLITPNELSFDDIKIQSNKVKINKNDFSVDVLIPTLGREKYLKDVLLDLNKQTFLPKKVIIVEQNPDTTAVSSLDYLKDKWNFEIDHTFTHQLGACNARNIGLCKVTSNFVFFADDDIRFKNDLLERSFQEFNQSQPDGIVFSCLQKGQKPDVLTTTLATTFGSGTSLVKSSFVKKCSFKKEHEFGYGEDADFGMQLRNLGAEILDIPSVKMLHLKAPIGGFRHKPILAWESDKPKPSPTVMAYNLKHLTKEQQQGYKTNLFIKFYKSQSIKNPVKYFHSIIRKWNLSVNWAQKLLKNEV; this is encoded by the coding sequence ATGATAATTATATATCATCATAAAAATAAGGTTAAAGAGATTCTAGATTTAGAATCGAATACTACAATTTCTGTTGTAACGGAAAGCATTGTAGAAACTATGTTCTTATTAAGTAATTTACATACAAATAAATTTATTATTTGGTGTAATTTAGAATTAAAGAGCAACTTAAATAAAGCTGTTTTAAACACTGTTTTTCACCATAATTTAATAATGGCTTCTTATGCAGTTCCTGATGTAGTTTTTAATTCTAAAATAGGTTATGTTGAGCAAAGTGTTTTTATAAATGTTAAAAAGAATGTACGTTTTTCAACTTGGTTTATGTCTACCAATGTTGGAGGAATTAACAGTTCAGTTCTTAATAAATATAAGGGTTTAAGAAATTATAAATCATTTAAACTATTTTTAAATGTAGTAGCAAAACAAGGAATTCAGAAAGGGTTAATTTGTGCTTCTGAACCTAATTTATTAATTGATAAAAATCAAGAGTCATCTGATAATTTATCAGAAAAAGTTACACTTAAAGAGTTGTTTTCATTTGTTAAAAGCTGTTATAAAACTAGGTGGTTGTTTTTACTTTTTTTTAATTTGATTGTGTATGAAAAAATGTTCCCAATTGTTTCATTTATATCAAGTTTTTTCATCAAATTAATAACCCCAAATGAGCTTAGTTTCGATGATATAAAAATTCAATCTAATAAAGTTAAAATTAATAAAAATGATTTTTCAGTTGATGTTTTAATTCCAACTTTAGGAAGAGAAAAATATTTGAAAGATGTTTTGTTAGATTTAAATAAGCAAACATTTTTACCAAAAAAAGTTATTATTGTTGAACAAAACCCTGATACAACAGCAGTTTCTAGTTTAGATTATTTAAAGGATAAGTGGAATTTTGAAATAGATCATACCTTTACACATCAATTAGGAGCTTGTAATGCTCGTAATATTGGATTGTGTAAGGTAACTTCTAATTTTGTGTTTTTTGCAGATGATGATATTCGTTTTAAAAATGATTTACTTGAAAGATCATTTCAAGAATTTAACCAATCTCAACCAGATGGCATTGTGTTTTCATGCTTACAAAAAGGACAGAAACCAGATGTTTTAACAACAACTTTAGCAACAACGTTTGGTTCAGGAACAAGTCTTGTAAAATCTTCTTTTGTAAAAAAATGTAGTTTTAAAAAAGAACACGAGTTTGGTTACGGAGAAGACGCCGATTTTGGGATGCAATTACGTAATTTAGGAGCAGAAATTTTAGATATTCCATCCGTTAAAATGCTCCACTTAAAAGCACCAATAGGTGGTTTTAGACATAAGCCAATTTTAGCTTGGGAAAGCGATAAACCAAAACCATCACCAACTGTAATGGCTTATAATTTAAAACATTTAACAAAAGAACAACAACAAGGTTACAAAACAAATTTGTTTATTAAATTTTATAAATCACAATCAATAAAAAATCCTGTTAAATATTTTCACTCTATAATTAGAAAGTGGAATTTAAGTGTTAATTGGGCTCAAAAACTATTAAAGAATGAAGTTTAG
- a CDS encoding glycosyltransferase, protein MKFAIITHVLHKKQNEKYFAYEPYVREMNLWGKYVDEIILVAPKSSKKVNPIESTYHHSNIKFEEIPIFDITSVKNILKSLIVIPGILFKIFSVMKKADHIHLRCPGNIGLLGCFVQIFFSNKPKTAKYAGNWDPKSKQPLSYRLQKWILSNTFLTRNCKVLVYGEWEHQSKNILPFFTASYSENEIVKLQEKNLNNKINFIYVGAFSKGKQPLLSVKVIEILKNEGFNVKLNMYGFGDEFKTVKKYIENKLLANTVFLHGNKPKEEVKGAYKQAHFLLFISKSEGWPKVVAEAMFWSCLPISSPVSCVPFMLDYGNRGVLVESDVNLIVSKIKELIKNKTAYQFKVEEARKWSQKYTLELFSTSIHKLLLDE, encoded by the coding sequence ATGAAATTTGCCATAATTACACATGTTTTACATAAAAAGCAAAATGAAAAATATTTTGCTTATGAACCTTATGTTAGAGAAATGAACTTATGGGGAAAATATGTAGATGAAATTATTTTAGTTGCTCCAAAATCTTCAAAAAAAGTAAACCCAATTGAATCAACTTATCATCATTCTAACATAAAGTTTGAAGAAATACCCATTTTTGATATAACTTCTGTCAAAAATATATTAAAATCTTTGATTGTAATTCCTGGTATTTTATTTAAAATTTTTTCAGTTATGAAAAAAGCAGATCACATTCATTTACGTTGTCCAGGGAATATAGGTTTGTTAGGTTGTTTTGTCCAGATATTTTTTTCAAATAAACCTAAAACAGCAAAATATGCAGGTAATTGGGATCCAAAGAGCAAACAGCCTTTAAGTTATCGTCTTCAAAAATGGATACTATCGAATACTTTTTTAACTAGAAACTGTAAAGTTTTAGTATATGGAGAATGGGAGCATCAATCAAAAAATATACTTCCTTTTTTTACTGCTTCTTATAGCGAAAATGAAATTGTAAAACTTCAAGAGAAAAATCTAAATAACAAAATTAACTTTATATATGTTGGTGCATTTAGTAAAGGGAAACAGCCATTATTAAGTGTAAAAGTAATTGAAATATTAAAAAATGAAGGGTTTAATGTAAAGTTAAATATGTATGGTTTTGGAGACGAATTTAAGACTGTAAAAAAATATATTGAAAACAAATTGCTTGCTAATACGGTTTTTTTACATGGAAACAAACCTAAAGAAGAAGTAAAAGGTGCTTATAAGCAAGCGCACTTTCTTCTTTTTATATCAAAGTCTGAAGGTTGGCCAAAAGTAGTTGCAGAAGCTATGTTTTGGAGTTGTTTACCAATTTCGTCTCCAGTTTCTTGTGTGCCTTTTATGTTAGATTATGGAAATAGAGGCGTTTTAGTTGAAAGTGATGTAAATTTAATAGTTTCAAAAATTAAAGAATTAATAAAGAATAAAACAGCGTACCAGTTTAAAGTTGAAGAAGCTAGAAAATGGTCTCAAAAATATACATTAGAGTTGTTTTCTACTAGTATTCATAAATTATTATTGGATGAATAA
- the neuC gene encoding UDP-N-acetylglucosamine 2-epimerase — MSNKKIAFLTGTRADFGKIKSLIEIIEVQENFEAHIFVTGMHMLEDYGYTLIEVERCGFKNIATFNNHTHEATMDLTLAKTISGFSEFVKKTKPDLIVIHGDRVEALAGAIVGSLNNILVAHIEGGELSGTIDELIRHATSKMSHIHFVANEKAKKLLKQMGELSESIYTIGSPDIDIMFSNNLPDLNTVKTYYNIQFSNYAVAMFHPVTTEYNNIELYSNNFVKALIKSEKNYVVIFPNNDLGSKVIINTYKKLMKNDRFRVFPSVRFEYFLTLLKNAEFIIGNSSAGIREAPYYGIPTINIGTRQDNRSALESIINTNYSEQEILDAITKSKISTPIEVKAFGTGNSAQAFLNTLKMESFWETNHQKQFIKL, encoded by the coding sequence ATGTCAAATAAAAAAATAGCATTTTTAACAGGCACCCGTGCAGATTTTGGTAAAATAAAATCGTTAATAGAAATTATTGAGGTTCAAGAAAATTTTGAAGCTCATATTTTTGTTACCGGAATGCATATGTTAGAAGATTATGGTTATACACTTATTGAAGTAGAACGTTGTGGTTTTAAAAACATCGCTACATTTAATAACCATACACATGAAGCCACAATGGATTTAACTTTGGCTAAGACTATTTCAGGTTTTTCGGAATTTGTTAAAAAAACTAAACCAGACTTAATTGTTATTCATGGAGATAGAGTAGAAGCATTAGCAGGAGCAATTGTTGGGAGTTTAAATAATATTTTAGTAGCACATATAGAAGGAGGAGAATTATCTGGTACAATAGACGAACTTATTCGTCATGCAACTAGTAAAATGAGCCATATTCATTTTGTAGCAAATGAAAAAGCAAAAAAACTCTTAAAACAAATGGGGGAATTGTCTGAATCTATTTATACTATTGGTTCTCCAGATATTGATATAATGTTTTCTAATAATTTACCAGATTTAAATACCGTAAAAACATATTATAACATTCAATTCTCTAACTATGCAGTAGCAATGTTCCATCCTGTAACAACAGAGTATAATAACATAGAATTATACTCTAATAACTTTGTTAAAGCCTTAATTAAAAGTGAAAAAAACTACGTAGTTATTTTTCCTAATAATGATTTAGGAAGTAAGGTTATAATAAATACTTACAAAAAACTTATGAAAAATGACCGTTTTAGAGTATTTCCATCTGTTAGATTCGAATATTTTTTAACCTTACTCAAAAATGCAGAATTTATAATAGGAAATAGTAGTGCAGGCATTAGAGAAGCGCCTTACTATGGTATTCCTACTATTAATATAGGAACTAGGCAAGATAATCGTTCTGCTTTAGAATCTATCATTAACACTAATTATAGTGAGCAAGAAATACTAGATGCAATAACAAAAAGTAAAATTAGTACACCAATAGAAGTTAAAGCATTTGGAACAGGTAATAGTGCTCAAGCATTTTTAAATACATTAAAGATGGAATCTTTTTGGGAAACTAATCACCAAAAACAATTTATTAAATTATAA
- a CDS encoding glycosyltransferase family 2 protein, whose product MKFSLIVCTYMRPKAIVTLLNSVKEQTLYPDEIIIVDGSVDTNTQELFLSKSFKNLNYFLVEEEQRGLTKQRNFGISKVAEHSEIICFLDDDIVLDSNYFEELIKTYTKFPNAMAVGGYATNEIVWNKNVSNLSNKYYVFDGFARKESSRFKLRNKLGLLDNTLPGFMPTFSHGRSVSFLPPSGKTYEIEQIMGGISSYRKEIFSKMSFSTYFEGYGLYEDADFSLRLAKKGKIYLNTNAKVEHHHATEGRPNKFKYGKMVIRNGWYVWHVKYPKPTLNARLKWNLTSLVLTVIRASNIVTTSEKKEAFTETLGRVVGWFSLIFNKPKVK is encoded by the coding sequence ATGAAGTTTAGTTTAATAGTTTGCACATATATGCGTCCAAAAGCAATTGTAACATTGCTAAACTCTGTAAAGGAACAAACTTTATATCCAGACGAGATAATTATTGTTGATGGTTCTGTTGATACAAATACACAAGAATTATTTTTAAGTAAATCATTTAAAAATCTTAACTATTTTCTAGTTGAAGAAGAACAAAGAGGATTAACCAAGCAACGTAATTTTGGAATATCTAAAGTTGCTGAGCATTCAGAAATTATTTGTTTTTTGGATGATGATATTGTTCTTGATTCCAATTATTTTGAAGAATTGATAAAAACATATACCAAGTTTCCAAATGCTATGGCTGTTGGCGGTTATGCAACTAATGAAATAGTATGGAATAAAAATGTTTCCAATTTATCTAATAAGTATTATGTTTTTGATGGTTTTGCAAGAAAAGAAAGTAGCAGGTTTAAGCTTAGAAATAAGTTAGGTTTGTTAGATAATACTTTGCCTGGTTTTATGCCAACGTTTTCTCATGGTCGTTCGGTAAGTTTTTTACCGCCTTCAGGAAAAACGTATGAAATAGAACAAATTATGGGAGGAATTTCATCCTACAGAAAAGAAATTTTTTCTAAAATGAGTTTCTCAACTTATTTTGAAGGTTATGGTTTGTATGAAGATGCCGATTTTTCTTTACGTTTAGCTAAAAAAGGTAAAATATATTTGAATACAAATGCAAAAGTTGAACATCATCATGCAACAGAAGGAAGACCAAATAAATTTAAGTATGGTAAAATGGTCATTAGAAACGGCTGGTATGTTTGGCATGTAAAATACCCAAAACCGACTTTAAATGCTCGTTTAAAATGGAATTTAACCTCTTTAGTTTTAACAGTAATAAGAGCTTCAAACATAGTTACAACTTCAGAAAAAAAAGAAGCTTTTACTGAAACTTTAGGTAGAGTAGTAGGTTGGTTCAGTTTAATTTTTAATAAGCCTAAAGTTAAATAA